The following proteins are co-located in the Legionella busanensis genome:
- a CDS encoding EAL domain-containing protein, which produces MKNVNKPGAVTSIESKHIDLLGIDEFDLKKNNKAKFQAKQIPNNCSHTVFIGLLTIDGIFIYVNKLVFDVIGMKAEEVLNKPLPNIPCWSSSIVNRKLLHRAIKLAAKGNTIHFEIYIRDKQGKMCISNFFLYPLFDSEGEVSYLIPAIEDITSQHYLESNLQLTQFAVDHADDAIIQISADGKVKYANKSACRHLGYSHEQLIGMAIEEFDINSREIEWPTQWNILKTQGSRRNESVHSHSDGRKIPVEISATYFEYQGEGYCFLYIKDISEQKADAKRIEYLTHYDHMTRLPNRVLFTERLNEAINIAAKNKTKLVIFCLGLDRFKLVNDTLGNVSGDEVLQITANRLISIVRNRDTVARIGGDEFAILLAKSPQNNEDIVRTAQRILDVFNQPYLINRQEIYIMCSIGITTYPKGGRDADEILKNASAALQQTKKQGGNNYCVYTSTSCNRDPARWYWETDLRNALKSNQFEIHYQPRVESNTGRISGAEALLRWRHPSKGLILPDQFVNIAEETGLILPIGEWVLRNAIKQRKAWAEQGISLARLGINLSARQFRQRNLAQTIEAIFEEVKLNPDLIELELTESLIMQDVTQAIQIMNELKQLGVHIALDDFGTGYSSLSYLRYFPIDTLKIDRSFVNEITFDKNSVAIAEAIIIMAHRLNLTVIAEGVETFEQLMVLRQGGCDQIQGFHFSKALPPEEMTMLLASEVAVKNWGEAYNYRH; this is translated from the coding sequence ATGAAAAATGTAAATAAACCAGGGGCAGTAACTTCTATAGAAAGTAAACATATTGATTTATTAGGTATTGATGAATTTGATCTTAAAAAAAATAATAAGGCAAAATTTCAGGCAAAACAAATTCCTAATAATTGTAGTCATACAGTATTCATTGGTTTATTGACTATAGATGGTATTTTTATTTATGTTAATAAGCTTGTTTTTGATGTAATCGGTATGAAAGCAGAAGAAGTTTTAAATAAACCCTTACCTAATATTCCTTGCTGGTCCTCTTCTATTGTTAATCGTAAGCTTCTGCATAGGGCTATTAAATTAGCTGCAAAAGGAAACACAATCCATTTTGAAATTTATATTCGAGATAAACAAGGGAAGATGTGTATTTCCAATTTTTTCTTATATCCTCTATTTGATTCTGAAGGAGAGGTAAGTTATCTAATTCCTGCTATTGAAGATATTACTTCCCAGCATTATCTAGAATCAAACTTACAATTAACTCAGTTTGCCGTGGATCATGCTGATGACGCTATAATACAAATTAGTGCTGATGGTAAAGTTAAGTATGCTAATAAATCTGCCTGTCGCCATTTAGGGTATTCACATGAGCAATTAATTGGTATGGCAATTGAAGAGTTCGATATTAATAGTAGAGAAATTGAGTGGCCAACGCAGTGGAATATACTAAAGACACAAGGTTCTAGACGTAATGAGTCTGTACATTCCCATTCAGATGGACGAAAAATACCTGTGGAAATTTCCGCAACTTATTTTGAATATCAGGGGGAGGGTTATTGTTTTCTCTATATAAAAGATATCAGTGAACAAAAAGCAGATGCTAAACGAATTGAGTATTTAACACATTATGACCATATGACACGATTACCGAATCGAGTGTTATTTACTGAGCGTCTAAATGAAGCAATTAATATTGCTGCAAAGAACAAAACTAAATTAGTCATATTCTGTTTGGGACTAGATCGATTTAAATTGGTTAATGATACTCTAGGCAATGTTAGTGGCGATGAAGTTTTACAAATTACAGCTAATCGACTTATTTCAATTGTGCGTAATAGGGATACGGTTGCCCGTATTGGGGGTGATGAATTTGCTATTTTATTGGCAAAAAGTCCACAAAATAATGAGGATATAGTGCGTACTGCTCAGCGCATCTTAGATGTTTTTAATCAGCCCTATTTAATTAATCGGCAAGAAATTTATATTATGTGTAGCATTGGCATCACTACTTATCCTAAGGGGGGCAGAGATGCTGATGAAATTTTAAAAAATGCCAGTGCCGCCCTACAACAAACTAAAAAACAAGGTGGCAACAATTATTGTGTTTACACTTCCACTTCTTGTAATCGTGATCCAGCTCGCTGGTATTGGGAGACAGATTTAAGAAATGCCTTAAAAAGCAATCAGTTTGAAATTCATTATCAACCTCGAGTTGAATCTAATACAGGTCGAATATCTGGTGCAGAGGCCTTACTTAGATGGCGTCATCCGTCAAAAGGTTTAATTTTACCTGATCAATTTGTAAATATTGCAGAGGAAACAGGCTTAATACTGCCTATTGGAGAGTGGGTATTACGTAATGCTATTAAGCAGCGTAAAGCTTGGGCTGAACAAGGGATTTCATTAGCAAGACTCGGTATCAACCTATCAGCTCGGCAATTTCGCCAGAGAAACTTAGCTCAAACAATAGAAGCTATTTTTGAGGAAGTTAAGCTTAATCCAGACCTTATAGAGTTAGAATTAACTGAAAGTTTAATTATGCAAGATGTAACGCAAGCAATTCAAATTATGAATGAATTAAAACAACTTGGTGTTCATATTGCGCTAGATGATTTTGGAACAGGTTATTCAAGCTTAAGTTATTTGCGTTATTTTCCTATCGATACTTTAAAAATTGATCGTTCTTTTGTTAATGAAATTACTTTTGACAAAAATAGCGTTGCTATCGCTGAGGCAATTATTATTATGGCACATCGTTTAAATTTAACTGTCATTGCCGAAGGCGTAGAAACATTTGAGCAACTTATGGTTTTGCGTCAGGGCGGCTGTGATCAAATCCAAGGTTTTCATTTTTCAAAAGCATTGCCGCCTGAAGAGATGACTATGTTATTGGCTAGCGAAGTAGCTGTAAAGAATTGGGGCGAAGCTTATAATTATCGTCACTAA